The DNA sequence TCCCTGCTGTCCCGAGTGTGGCTGCTCCCCGTGCATCTGTAAGCCTCCCTGCTGTCCCAAGTGCGgctgctccccatgcatctgtaaggctcccagctgtcccaagtgtggctgctccccttgCATCTGTAAGGCTCCCAGCTGTCCCAAGTGCGgctgctccccatgcatctgTAAGCCTCCCTGCTGTCCCAAGTGCGgctgctccccatgcatctgTAAGCCTCCCTGCTGTCCCGAGTGTGGCTGCTCCCCGTGCATCTGTAAGCCTCCCTGCTGTCCCAAGTGCGgctgctccccatgcatctgTAAGCCTCCCTGCTGTCCCAAGTGCGgctgctccccatgcatctgTAAGCCTCCCTGCTGTCCCGAGTGTGGCTGCTCCCCGTGCATCTGTAAGCCTCCCTGCTGTcccaagtgtggctgctccccatgcatctgTAAGCCTCCCTGCTGTCCCGAGTGTGGCTGCTCCCCGTGCATCTGTAAGCCTCCCTGCTGTCCCAAGTGCGgctgctccccatgcatctgTAAGGCTCCCAGCTGTCCCAACTGCGGCTGCTCCCCTTGCATCTGTAAGGCTCCCAGCTGTcccaagtgtggctgctccccatgcatctgTAAGGCTCCCTGCTGTcccaagtgtggctgctccccctgcTGCTGCAAGCCTCCCTGCTGTcccaagtgtggctgctccccatgcatctgTAAGGCTCCCTGCTGTcccaagtgtggctgctccccatgcatctgtaagcctcccagctgtcccaagtgtggctgctccccctgGTGCTGCAAGCCTCCCAGCTGTcccaagtgtggctgctccccctgctgctgcaagcctcccagctgtcccaagtgcggctgctccccctgctgctgcaagcctcccagctgtcccaagtgcggctgctccccatgcatctgtaagcctcccagctgtcccaagtgtggctgctccccttgCATCTGTAAGCCTCCCTGCTGTcccaagtgtggctgctccccatgcatctgTAAGCCTCCCTGCTGTcccaagtgtggctgctccccctgcTGCTGCAAGCCTCCCAGCTGTCCCAGGTGTAGCTGCACCCCCTGCTCCTGCAAGCCTTCCAGCTGTcccaagtgtggctgctccccatgcatctgtaagcctcccagctgtcccaagtgtggctgctccccatgcatctgTAAGCCTCCCTGCTGTcccaagtgtggctgctcccactgctgctgcaagcCTCCCAGCTGTCCCAGGTGTAGCTGCACCCCCTGCTCCTGCAAGCCTTCCAGCTGTcccaagtgtggctgctccccatgcatctgTAAGCCTCCCAGCTGTCCCAAGTGTGGCTGCTACCCATGCATCTGTAAGCCTCCCTGCTGTcccaagtgtggctgctcccactgctgctgcaagcCTCCCTACTGTcccaagtgtggctgctcccactgctgctgcaagcCTCCCTACTGTcccaagtgtggctgctcccATTGCTGCTGCAAGCCTCCCTACTGTcccaagtgtggctgctcccactgctgctgcaagcctcccagctgtcccaagtgtggctgctccccatgcatctgTAAGCCTCCCTGCTGTcccaagtgtggctgctcccactgctgctgcaagcCTCCCTACTGTcccaagtgtggctgctcccactgctgctgcaagcCTCCCTGCTGTcccaagtgtggctgctcccactgctgctgcaagcCTCCCTGCTGTcccaagtgtggctgctcccactgctgctgcaagcCTTCCTGCTGTcccaagtgtggctgctccccctgcTGCTGCAAGCCTCCCTACTGTcccaagtgtggctgctcccactgctgctgcaagcCTCCCTGCTGTcccaagtgtggctgctccccctgcAGCTGTGGTCAGTCCTTCTGTGGCTCCAAGCCCTACTGCTCTTCTACTTGCAGTTTTTACCAGTCCAAGTCCTAAACTCATTAGAAATTGCTAAAGGGGCTCCAGATGTAAATATTGATATGCCAATCCAGCCCCCAAAGCAAAATCCAGTTTGCTGGTTGCCACCTCAACACCCGGAATATCAATATTGACGtggccacacacacatatatttaaacACCTTCTCTTTGCTTTCTTGGGCTGATCTTGTTGCATTAGATGCCACTTCTTCCTGCCTCCTTCATGAAATTGAAGTTTCTTCTTTCATCATTCTTGACAATCCCACTGAAGGAATCCTGCCTTTTTCATGGGATTAATTGTACTCGTTTTCCTTTTGGTGTTCCTGCTTCCTAGCTGTTTAATAACCCTCCCAATTAAATTCTGGAAATATGGCTTTGCATTGTGTTGTTTCTTCATTCTGTTTCACTAATGTGTTTTTTGGGGGCAGGGACActgtatctcagtggcagagtgcctgCTTCACCTACAGAAGATCCCACGTTCAAGCCCCAGATTTCCTAGTAGGAGAGAGAAATCTCTTAATCCCTGGtcagtactgatctagatggaccaatggtttgccATGATATCAGAGCGCTTCCTATGCTTCTATTTACCAAAGTCATCTGCCTGATCAGAGAATTTTAGACAATTAAGGAAACATTACTTTGTGGTTGCTCTCAGGTCATGCATATTCAAACAGTAGAGATccaccaaggttcaaatccaaaTGTCCTATGTGCCTCTCAGTTTAGGGTTATGCACTTATTATTTCCACCTCATTCCTCTAAATGATCTCATGATATAAATGATTCTTCATTGTCTCttgacaacaaccctgcaaggtaaaaTAAGTAAGATTGCCAAGTGAATTTGGAACTCGGGTTTCCCCAGCCTACTTCCAagattctaaccactacatctgACTGCCTCTTGGTATTTCCACTAAGCCTCAAAATGACTTCAAAAGATTAGAAGTCTTGCAAAGGATGCTCAGTATTAGGGTAGTTGGGACGCTTGGTGTAGGTATGGCTTTATAtacataaaaaaatgtaaaacctGGACATGCTGCAGTCACACTGCAGTTCATtgggccacagacaggtggtgctgtaAATTAGTGGCTGCTGTTGCCACCGCCTAGACAATTACAGTAAACAGATGGAGAGGTAGTGTGAGAAGGAGGAACTTGGCCAGAAGCAGTGGCTGGCCTTGGAATTAGCAGCTGCAACAGAAGACTGTCTTCTTCCTTCCTGCACTGCTCCTCTTACCAGACAATGTCCTGTTCCTAATCAGCCAGGCACCAAGGCAGCCAGGAGGTCATGTAAGTGACCAACCGTGGAGTACGAGTGGGCACGAGGCTGGCCAGCATCAGATGAGTGAGGTGGCAGTGGcagcccatcaacatctggggcaCTGGGGGTTGGCAAAGGGAGTGGGGTACTAAGAGCTGCTCTTCCTGGAGTTAGGTGGTGGGGTTGGAATGCTGAGGATGCAGGGGAGGCATGATAATGTAAAGTTCCAGCAgagtcttcttcaactgtctgttCTGAAAACCCATTAGGAGAGGGCCGGTAAATAATAGGAGGCAGTAACAGTCATTGGTTGAAAAAAAGGGAGAGAGTGACATACCAGTTTGAGGTTGTGTAATCATCAGATGCTATCACAGGAGTGATTTTAAACTTCTCAGTGAACGAGCTGCTCCATCACACTCATCACACTCAAATCAATGTCTCATTCTGAAGCTGTAGCTGACCAGCTGGCTCCAGGTATTGGCCACATCACCCTACTGCGGGGTCTGGATTATATGCTGACCATGTGACCAATATGACCCTATAATAGCATCAGGGTAATGTGCTGGCAACATCACCAAAGGGTTGGCCTCATAACATTGGAGAAGGTTCTGGGATGTGTTGCCCACATAACCAAAGAGTTGTCCATTTTACTCCACAATAGTGTCTGAGTTATGGTTTgtagagagacagtgtggtgtagtggtgaaggtgctggactacgacctgggagaccagagttcgaatcctcacacagccatgaagctcactgggtgaccttgggccagtcactgcctctcagcctcagaggaaggcaatggtaaaccacctctgaatacctcttaccatgaaaaccctattcatagggtcaccataagtcaggatcgacttgaaggcagtcccattaTGGTTTGTATCCAAGGTGACTCCTactcaatgaaattaatgaaccccaTGAACTTTCCATTcatctcagtgggtctactctaaggagACCTTAGCTGGATGCAATCTGTGTCTTTGTTGTGTAAACATATGGATATCAAACTCTTACAGTGGCTTCTTGAACCAGCATTTGACTTGCCGTCCACTCTGATGCTGAGGGAAGACACTGTGGTGGAACAAGAAAAACTATGATTCCAAAATAGTTGTGATGATTTATTTAGCTCAGCTATAGCAAAGGagagaactctacaaaagagacaGAGAACAAAAAACTGGAGATCTCTGCCATCAGAGCAGGTTGATCGACACTTATAACAAAAACTTATTCTAAGCAGACATCACGTGATATCATAAGGGAAAACTTTTACAGGTGGCTCTTATCACAAGTTTTGCAACAACAGCTAATAATAACATGCCTTTGAGCCACCCCTTAGCAACCACCCATCACGCACAGAGCAATGACAGTTATGGGGAGTTTCAGACCTCTGACAACCTTCTTCTCTTGGCTTAACCACAGACTGTTCCACTTCCCTTCACCTGCTATTTTGGTGGCCTGTCAgttttttcctttgcagagacAGGTAAGTTTTGCTTTTACAGTGATGGGTGAGCACCCAACATGGATGCTGAGCCCAAGGTGGCTGCAGAGACCAAAATGACCTCTCAGTTGTCCAGTTTTTCAGCATCATATCAAAAAGATGTTGTGCTGGATAATGAAGGCAGGTCACATGCTGCTTTTGGTGACAGCTGACATGACACAACCCTCAGATAATGCACTGAACATGTAAGCATGTGCATAAGCCTACATATTCTGGATGAACATGACGTTCTGGTATCATGTAGGAGGAAACCTAAAAATGAAGGTAGAAAAGATATCCTAAAGCCTTTGAGATGTTGATATAATCTTTTCCTATTGTCATATAAAAATGATGTTAATTGTAACAATTAGATGAAAATGAACAGATGGAACAACCAAtttacttgcttgcttgcttgcctacttatttatatcttgcccttcctcccactaggaacACTTTATAAGCAATCATATGCTATTGAGCAACTATTGAGATGTTCAgctacattgaactcaatgagaaaCTCACCTCCATTCTCTGTGATACTCATATTCATAAAAAGATCGTTTCCAAGTGCCATCTGGTGCATGTGTGTGGTGTAGGAATTTCAGAGTGATGAGCATCAAATGCCACTAATTACATACCTTAGGAAATTCCCTCCC is a window from the Rhineura floridana isolate rRhiFlo1 chromosome 22, rRhiFlo1.hap2, whole genome shotgun sequence genome containing:
- the LOC133375177 gene encoding calphotin-like — encoded protein: MATLLSFTCISIVLTGSDCCISFITTKWPAVEARLFAPATLPAVPSVAAPRASVRLPAVPSVAAPPAPANLPVVPSAAAPHASVSLPAVPGVAAPPAPASLPAVPSVAAPHASVSLPAVPSVAAPHASVSLPAVPSVAAPRASVSLPAVPSVAAPRASVSLPAVPSVVAPHASVSLPAVPSVAAPHASVSLPAVPSVAAPHASVSLPAVPSVAAPHASVSLPAVPSVAAPRASVSLPAVPSAAAPHASVSLPAVPSVAAPHASVRLPAVPSAAAPRASVSLPAVPSAAAPHASVSLPAVPSVAAPHASVRLPAVPSAAAPHASVRLPAVPSVAAPRASVSLPAVPSAAAPHASVSLPAVPSVAAPRASVSLPAVPSAAAPHASVRLPAVPSVAAPLASVRLPAVPSAAAPHASVSLPAVPSAAAPHASVSLPAVPSVAAPRASVSLPAVPSAAAPHASVSLPAVPSAAAPHASVSLPAVPSVAAPRASVSLPAVPSVAAPHASVSLPAVPSVAAPRASVSLPAVPSAAAPHASVRLPAVPTAAAPLASVRLPAVPSVAAPHASVRLPAVPSVAAPPAAASLPAVPSVAAPHASVRLPAVPSVAAPHASVSLPAVPSVAAPPGAASLPAVPSVAAPPAAASLPAVPSAAAPPAAASLPAVPSAAAPHASVSLPAVPSVAAPLASVSLPAVPSVAAPHASVSLPAVPSVAAPPAAASLPAVPGVAAPPAPASLPAVPSVAAPHASVSLPAVPSVAAPHASVSLPAVPSVAAPTAAASLPAVPGVAAPPAPASLPAVPSVAAPHASVSLPAVPSVAATHASVSLPAVPSVAAPTAAASLPTVPSVAAPTAAASLPTVPSVAAPIAAASLPTVPSVAAPTAAASLPAVPSVAAPHASVSLPAVPSVAAPTAAASLPTVPSVAAPTAAASLPAVPSVAAPTAAASLPAVPSVAAPTAAASLPAVPSVAAPPAAASLPTVPSVAAPTAAASLPAVPSVAAPPAAVVSPSVAPSPTALLLAVFTSPSPKLIRNC